TTCATGTAACGGTTGCTATAATGTGGATTGGTTTGCTTTGGTATTTTAACTTTGTACAAATTCCAAATATGCCAAAAATTCCTGACGAACAAAAACCTGCTATAGGCAAAGTTATAGCTCCAGCTGCATTATTTTATTTTAGATATGCTGCATTACTGACAGTTCTGTCAGGATTAATTTTAGCTTATCTGAATGGTTATTTACACGATGCTATGACATTAGGTGGTGGTGGAAAAAATACTGCTATCGGTATTGGTATGTGGCTTGGTTTATATATGGCTTATAATGTTTGGTTTATAATTTGGCCAAATCAAAAAAAAGCACTAGGGATTGTTGAGTGTGAACCTGATGTTAAAGCAAAATCGGCAAGAACAGCAATGTTGTTTTCAAGAACAAATACTCTTTTATCGATACCAATGTTACTTTCAATGGTAGCAGCTCAAAACCTTTATTAAATTTATTCTGTATCTTCTTTTAGGATTGTTTTTTGTGAAACTCTAAGCTTCACAAGTATTGGATTAGCTATATAAATTGAAGAATAAGTTCCAAAAATAACACCCATAATCATAGCTAGAGAAAAACCTTTTAATATTTCTCCACCAAATAAATAAATTGAAACTAAAGCAAGTAATGTTGTGGCAGATGTTATTATAGTTCTAGAAAGAGTTTCATTAATTGAGATATTTGTAAGGTCATAAATTTTGATATCAGAAAACTTTCTTAAATTTTCTCTAACTCTGTCGTAAATAACGACTGTATCGTTCATAGAGTAGCCAACTATAGTTAAAACTGCAGCTACTATTGAGAGATTTATTTCTAAACTAAATAGTGAAAAAAAACCTAGTGTTATAATGACATCGTGGAATAAAGCTAAAATAGCACCTAAACTAAATTGCCATTCGAATCTTATCCATATGTAAAATAACATTGCAGCAAGAGATAGAGCAATTGCAATAATACCAGACTTTAATAATTCAGAGCTGACTTTTGGACCTACATTTTCAACTCTTCTAAAATTAAAAGATCCACCTAAAGAAGAGGTTAGATCTTTTTTAATAATCTCAATAGCATTTGCACTAGTGTCTTTTTTCTCTATTTTAATTAAAAAGTCATTTTCATTACCAAATTTCTTAACGTTAAAATCGCCTAAATTCATATTATTGAAAGATTGTCTTAAGGAAGTAACATTAACACTTTTATCATTTGATCTTAGTTCGATTAGAGTGCCACCTTTAAAATCTACACCAAAATTCAGTCCTTTAAAAAATAATAACATGACAGATATTACCACTAGACTTAAAGAGATGAGATTAAATAATTTATAAAATTTATTGAAATTAATCATTTATATTAGTCTAGTTTTTTCTTTATTTCTTACCACGTAAAGACCAGTTAGCATTCTTGCAATAAAATAAACTGAAAACAGTGTAGTAAAAATTCCTACAGCTAAGGTAACTGAAAAGCCTTTAACTGGGCCGGAGCCCATAAAGAATAAAATAATAGCTGCAATTAATGTAGTTATATTTGCATCTATAATTGCAGTTTTTGATTTTATATAACCTGTATCAAAGGCAATTATATTATTTTTTTCCTTTTTGCATTCTTCTTTAATTCTTTCAAAAATTAACACATTAGCATCAACCGCCATACCGACTGTTAAAATAATACCTGCTATTCCTGGAAGTGTTAATGTTGCTTCAAATAAAGTTAAAATACCAACTAAAAAGAATAAGTTAATTAACAGTGTTATATTAGCGATTAGACCAAATATTTTATATTTAAAAAACATAAAAATTATCACCAATAAGAAACCAATCATAAGAGCAATAATCCCTGCATTAATAGAGTCTTGACCAAGGTCAGGTCCTACTGTTCTTTCTTCAATAATATTAAGTGGTGCTGGCAATGCTCCTGATCTTAGAAGTAAAGCTAAATCAGTTGCAGATTGAAAAGTAAAATTTCCACTGATCTGGCCATTTCCACTTGCTATAGTTTCCCTGATTACTGGAGCACTAACAATTTTACCATCTAAAACAATTGCTAATTGCTTGCCGATACCTGTACTGGTTGCTTTACCAAATCTTTTGGCCCCCACTCTATCAAGTGTAAATGATACTACTGTTTCGTTTGTTTGATTATTCATTTGTGGTTGAGCATCTAGTAAATTCTCACCGTTTAAGATTATTCTTTTACTAACCATTACTTCATTAGAGCCATCTTCGAACTGAAGTATTTCAGTTCCAAAAGTATCATTGCTATTTTGAGAAACAAATCTAAATGTCAAATTTGCAGTTTTTCCTAAAAGTGATTTTATACGCATGGGATCATCAAGACCAGGAAGTTCGACTAGAATTCTATTATTACCTCTTTTTAGTATATTGGGTTCATTTGTACCAACCTCATCAACTCTTCTTCTAACTATTTCTATAGCTTGATCTTGTGAAGATGTTTTAATTTCAATAAGTCCATACTTAGATAGAGTTAGTATAAATTCATTATCTTGAATATTTACATCAAACTGATGTGATTTATATTGAAAATAATATGGGTTAATATCACTTTCCTTATCAAGAAAAAAAGTTTCAACTAATTGAACATTCTCATTGGAAACATTAAATATTATTTTCTTATTTTTTATTCTTAGATCATTAAAAGTTACTTTCTTATCTTTTAAATAGTTTCTAATAACGGTAGTTGTGTTTTGTAATTTTTGAATTTCAACAGGACTGTTGTCTATTTCAAGTAATAGATATGATCCACCCTGTAAATCTAAACCTAGATTTATCTTTTTTGAAATAAAGCTATCTTCAGAATTATGAAAATTTGATGCAGCAATAAAAATAAAAAAAAATGATACTAAAAAAACTAAGACAATTCTTAATTTAGAAAAGTATAACACTTTGGTTTAATGTTATTTCTTTACTTCGGGGGAGTTGAGTAATCCTTGGATGCCTGTAGATTTGATAATTTCAACTTTAACGTTGTCAGCAATTTGCACTTCAACTTTTTCATTATCAATAATTCTTTCAACTGTTCCAATAATTCCAGCAGATGTTACGACCTTGTCTCCTCTAGATAAGTTTTCTACCATGGCTTTATGCTCTTTAACTTTCTTTTGTTGAGGTCTTATTAAAAAAAAGTAAAAAATAACAAAAATTAAAATTAGTGGTATAAATTGTCCTATTCCTGAGTCCATTTTTCTCCTTGATTAAAGTGAATACTTACAACATCTATTAAATTAAAACAACTTTAAATCTTATTGATTTTCTCAATATTATTCATGTAAGGCCTTAAAACTTCAGGTACAATAATAGAACCATCTTCTTGTTGATAATTTTCTAATATAGCAACTAATGTTCTGCCAATCGCTAAACCACTGCCATTTAGTGTTCCAACAAATACTGTTTCTTTTTTTTCATTTTTATATCTAGCTTTCATTCTTCTTGCCTGAAACGATCCACATGAAGAACAACTTGAGATTTCTCTATATTTATCCTCAGATGGAAGCCACACCTCAATATCAAAAGTTTTTTCAGCACTAAATCCCATATCACCAGTGCACAAAACTATTTTTCTATATGGAAGTTTTAGTAAATCTAAAATTTTAGTTGCACAATCAGTCATTCTATCAAGTTCTGATAAGCACTTATCTGCCTCAACAATACTCACCATTTCAACTTTGTAAAATTGGTGTTGTCTAATCATACCTTTTGTATCTTTACCATAGCTACCTGCTTCTTTTCTAAAACATGGAGTTGAAGCAACCATTCGCATAGGAAGTTTTTTTTTATCAATAATTTGATCTTTTACAATATTAGTTAAAATAACTTCGGCGGTTGGAATTAAAAACTTTCTGTCACTAGAATCATTTAATTTAAGTTCAAACTGATCATTATCAAATTTAGGTAATTGTCCTGTACCATACATAGTAGTATCTGTTGCAATTAGTGGCGGTGATATTTCTTCATAACCATTAGTATTAACATGCGTATCAAGCATAAAATTTGATAAAGCTCTTTCTAACAAGGCCAATTTATCTTTTACAAAAACAAATCTGGAGCCAGTAGTTTTTGTTGCTAGATCAAAATCAAGCATGTTTAAGTTTTCACCTAATTCATAATGAGATTTAGGCTTAAATGTAAAATTATTTATTGTTCCTGATTTAGAAATTTCTATATTTGAATTTTCATCTTTACCTGTAGGAACATCTGAATGAGGTATATTTGGTATTGATGATAAAATACTTTCTAATTCATTTTTAACATTAGTTTTTAATTTATTAATATTATCTATTTCAGATGAAATTTTTTTAGATTTTTCAAAAAGTGACTGATCTTTAGACTTTGAAATATCTTTTTTTTCTTTTTCAAGTAGTTCTCTTTGTTGGATATACTCCCTATTGCTCTCATCTAATGATAAAATCTTATCCACATCTATTTCTAGAAATCTTTTAGTCAAAGCTTTTTTAAAAGCCTCAATATTATTTCTAATTTCTTTTATATTATGCATTATTTTTTATTTTTTTTTTCAATAATGTTTACAGAAAATATAGATAATTCATATAAAATCAATAATGGTATTGCTAATCCAATTTGAGTTATGGGATCAGGCGGTGTTAATAGTGCTGCTGCAGCAAAAATCATTACAACAACATATTTCCTTTTTTCTTTAAGAAATTTTGCATTAACTATGCCAACTCTAGCTAACAAACTAAGAACAACTGGTAACTGAAAACTTATACCAAATGCAAAAATTAATTTCATTACAAGTGAAAGATATTCACTAACTTTTGCTTCCAATTGAATAGGTAATCCTGTTGAAGCCCCTGTGCTTTCGAAAGAGAGAAAAAACTTGATGGCTAGTGGCATTATTAAATAATAAACAAGCATTCCTCCTAGAAAAAATAATATAGGTGTTAAAACAAGATATGGAATGATCGCAATTTTTTCATGCTTATAGAGTCCTGGCGCAATAAATTTCCATATTTGTACTAAAATGAAAGGACATGTAACAAAGAATGCTGCAAAAAAAGAAACTTTTAAGTACGTCAAAAATGTTTCTTGTAAGGCTGTAAAAATTAATCTTCTATCAGTTCCACTTTCATTTACTGCTTTAGCAAATGGTTCAACTAAAAAACCATAAAGATGTTCTGAAAAAAAATAACATCCAATAAAAAAGATTAATAAAAAAATAAATGAATGAATTAATCTTTTTCTGAGTTCAGCTAAATGACTTACGAAGCCACTTTCATTTTCAGATTTTGTCATTATCATTTTTTTCTTTTATAGGTTTTTCTATTTCATCAGAATTAATATCAAGGTCAGCTACCTCATTTTGAATGTTGCTAATATATCTTTTTGTGGTGCCAATCCACGAACCAACTTTTTTTAACATATGCGGGAAGTCTTTAGGGCCAATAACAATGATTGCAACAGCAACTACTATTAAAATCTCAAACCAGCCAATAGTGGGCATTTAATTTATTCTTTGTCTTTACTATCTTGATTATTTTCTGAAACGTTTTTAGGCTCAGGCTCAGGCTCTTCAGCAATATCTGTAGCCATGCCTTTTTTAAAACTTTTTATACCTTTGGCTACATCACCCATTAGACTAGAAATTTTACCTCTGCCAAATAAAAGGACAACTAAAATTACTACAATTGCTATCTGCCAGATTCCAATACTCATAATAATTTATACCTCTTTTAAATTTAATTTTAAAGTAACTTTTTATTTATCTTCATCTTGACTTAGTGTTCCACCTAGCATCTCATCAATATTTTCATAAATATCTTCTTTTTTTTCTACTTGTTTCTCTTTATAAAATTTACCCGTACCAAATATTGCGTTATCTATGTTTGAGCTATCAATAAGACCAGCAGATCCCAATTCATCAACTGTAGGTAAATCAGACAGTTTTTGAAGACTAAAATGACTTAAGAAATCATTAGTTGTTCCATACTGAATAGGTTTACCAGGTACATCTTTACGGCCTTGTGGTTTTACCCAATTTAGCTCCATTAAAATCTCAAGTGTATTTGTTCCAAAAGCAACACCTCTTATTTCTTCTATTTCAGCTCTAGTAACAGGTTGGTGATAAACAATTATTGCTAATGTTTCAACTGCAGCTCTTGATAATTTTTTTTCTACAGTTTTTTCTTGAGACATAAGATTTGATAAATTTTCAGAAGTTCTAAATGACCATCTATTAGAAATACAAACTAAATTAATTCCTCTTGATGAATATTCTCTTTGTAGTTTCTCTAATGATTTTAAAACATCAATCTTTTTTGAAATTTTAGATTCGATAGTGTCAATATCCAATGGTTCAGCAGCAGCAAAAACTATTGCCTCAATTTCCCTTTCACCAGAATTCATTTTTGATGGGAAAGTAACTATATTATCATTTATTTTTTTTGTTTTCTTTTTTATTTTAGTCATTTTAGTTCTTTAATATAAATATCATCAAATAAATTTTCTTGTTTTATAGTTAAATTACCTTCTTTAACCAGTTCTAAAGATCCTGCAAAAATTCCAGCTTTACCTGTTCTTTTATATCTTGAGCCACTCTTAAATGAAGAGGGTATTAGTTCATTAATATTTCTCCAATCAATTAACTTACCAAAAAATTCTTTTATTCTTTTTATGCCATCTTCAGTGGTAAATACTGGAAGTTTAGGAATATTCATTCTTTGAAAATCTTTAGTCATAATAATTGATGAATATGATTTTAATAGTTCATAAAGATTCAGTTTATATTCAGTGTTGTATATAGATCTTATGTTTCCTTTAATTCCTCTAAGTCTTATTTCTCTTCCAAGTCTTTTTCTTTGCAACATTTGGTCAGAAAGTAATCTAATTAATTCTAACTTTTTTAATTGTAATTTTAATTTTTCAGCAACTTCTAAAACTTTAAATTCTTCCTCAGGATTTCCAGGCAACAAAAGTTTTGATTTAAGGTAAGTTAACCAGGTGGCCATCAATAAATATTCTGATGCAGATTCTAGATTAAGGTTTTTTTCATTAGTAATATAATTATGAAATTGATCAGCCAGTAATGTTATAGAAATATCTTCAAGGTTGACCTTTTGAGCTTTTGCTAAATCTAATAAAACATCAAGCGGGCCGTTATAATTATCAAGATCTACATTAAAGTTTTTAGAATCGGTATCGGACATATCAAATATTAGCTTATAATCTTATAAAATTGTGATGTTTTTTTTATAATAAACTTACTTATAACTGGTGAATAAAGAGCCACATCATTCATTTCTTTTAAATTTCCGTTACAATGAAGAACTAAATCGCAACCCGCACTAAAAGATTTCTTTGTATTAATTGCTATAGAGCCTTTTAAACTCTTCATTGATATATCATCAGACATCAAAATATTCTTAAATTTAATTTGGTTTCTTATTAATTTTATAATTTTCTTCGAATGTGTTGCGGTATTAACTTTATCGATATTTTTGTAAATAAGATGCGCTGTCATTGCAAACACACTATTTTTATTTTTGAATGCCCTAAAATCATTATTATTTAGATGCCTTAATTCCTTGTTAATTGTAGGAGTTTTTTTATGACTATCAACTTTAGCCAAACCGTGACCAGGAATATGTTTTATTACAGCAGCAATATTATTATTGTGCAATTCTTTAATACAAATATCACCAATTTGTGAAACAATCTTTGCATTACTTGAAA
The nucleotide sequence above comes from Candidatus Pelagibacter giovannonii. Encoded proteins:
- a CDS encoding urate hydroxylase PuuD, whose product is MGNLLTSLPKTIHASLALAIILFLGLFYGNGGFDFDTIFWSWLTRFIHVTVAIMWIGLLWYFNFVQIPNMPKIPDEQKPAIGKVIAPAALFYFRYAALLTVLSGLILAYLNGYLHDAMTLGGGGKNTAIGIGMWLGLYMAYNVWFIIWPNQKKALGIVECEPDVKAKSARTAMLFSRTNTLLSIPMLLSMVAAQNLY
- the secF gene encoding protein translocase subunit SecF; its protein translation is MINFNKFYKLFNLISLSLVVISVMLLFFKGLNFGVDFKGGTLIELRSNDKSVNVTSLRQSFNNMNLGDFNVKKFGNENDFLIKIEKKDTSANAIEIIKKDLTSSLGGSFNFRRVENVGPKVSSELLKSGIIAIALSLAAMLFYIWIRFEWQFSLGAILALFHDVIITLGFFSLFSLEINLSIVAAVLTIVGYSMNDTVVIYDRVRENLRKFSDIKIYDLTNISINETLSRTIITSATTLLALVSIYLFGGEILKGFSLAMIMGVIFGTYSSIYIANPILVKLRVSQKTILKEDTE
- the secD gene encoding protein translocase subunit SecD, which gives rise to MLYFSKLRIVLVFLVSFFFIFIAASNFHNSEDSFISKKINLGLDLQGGSYLLLEIDNSPVEIQKLQNTTTVIRNYLKDKKVTFNDLRIKNKKIIFNVSNENVQLVETFFLDKESDINPYYFQYKSHQFDVNIQDNEFILTLSKYGLIEIKTSSQDQAIEIVRRRVDEVGTNEPNILKRGNNRILVELPGLDDPMRIKSLLGKTANLTFRFVSQNSNDTFGTEILQFEDGSNEVMVSKRIILNGENLLDAQPQMNNQTNETVVSFTLDRVGAKRFGKATSTGIGKQLAIVLDGKIVSAPVIRETIASGNGQISGNFTFQSATDLALLLRSGALPAPLNIIEERTVGPDLGQDSINAGIIALMIGFLLVIIFMFFKYKIFGLIANITLLINLFFLVGILTLFEATLTLPGIAGIILTVGMAVDANVLIFERIKEECKKEKNNIIAFDTGYIKSKTAIIDANITTLIAAIILFFMGSGPVKGFSVTLAVGIFTTLFSVYFIARMLTGLYVVRNKEKTRLI
- the yajC gene encoding preprotein translocase subunit YajC produces the protein MDSGIGQFIPLILIFVIFYFFLIRPQQKKVKEHKAMVENLSRGDKVVTSAGIIGTVERIIDNEKVEVQIADNVKVEIIKSTGIQGLLNSPEVKK
- the serS gene encoding serine--tRNA ligase, translated to MHNIKEIRNNIEAFKKALTKRFLEIDVDKILSLDESNREYIQQRELLEKEKKDISKSKDQSLFEKSKKISSEIDNINKLKTNVKNELESILSSIPNIPHSDVPTGKDENSNIEISKSGTINNFTFKPKSHYELGENLNMLDFDLATKTTGSRFVFVKDKLALLERALSNFMLDTHVNTNGYEEISPPLIATDTTMYGTGQLPKFDNDQFELKLNDSSDRKFLIPTAEVILTNIVKDQIIDKKKLPMRMVASTPCFRKEAGSYGKDTKGMIRQHQFYKVEMVSIVEADKCLSELDRMTDCATKILDLLKLPYRKIVLCTGDMGFSAEKTFDIEVWLPSEDKYREISSCSSCGSFQARRMKARYKNEKKETVFVGTLNGSGLAIGRTLVAILENYQQEDGSIIVPEVLRPYMNNIEKINKI
- the tatC gene encoding twin-arginine translocase subunit TatC gives rise to the protein MTKSENESGFVSHLAELRKRLIHSFIFLLIFFIGCYFFSEHLYGFLVEPFAKAVNESGTDRRLIFTALQETFLTYLKVSFFAAFFVTCPFILVQIWKFIAPGLYKHEKIAIIPYLVLTPILFFLGGMLVYYLIMPLAIKFFLSFESTGASTGLPIQLEAKVSEYLSLVMKLIFAFGISFQLPVVLSLLARVGIVNAKFLKEKRKYVVVMIFAAAALLTPPDPITQIGLAIPLLILYELSIFSVNIIEKKNKK
- the tatB gene encoding Sec-independent protein translocase protein TatB; translation: MPTIGWFEILIVVAVAIIVIGPKDFPHMLKKVGSWIGTTKRYISNIQNEVADLDINSDEIEKPIKEKNDNDKI
- the tatA gene encoding twin-arginine translocase TatA/TatE family subunit → MSIGIWQIAIVVILVVLLFGRGKISSLMGDVAKGIKSFKKGMATDIAEEPEPEPKNVSENNQDSKDKE
- the scpB gene encoding SMC-Scp complex subunit ScpB, producing the protein MTKIKKKTKKINDNIVTFPSKMNSGEREIEAIVFAAAEPLDIDTIESKISKKIDVLKSLEKLQREYSSRGINLVCISNRWSFRTSENLSNLMSQEKTVEKKLSRAAVETLAIIVYHQPVTRAEIEEIRGVAFGTNTLEILMELNWVKPQGRKDVPGKPIQYGTTNDFLSHFSLQKLSDLPTVDELGSAGLIDSSNIDNAIFGTGKFYKEKQVEKKEDIYENIDEMLGGTLSQDEDK
- a CDS encoding segregation and condensation protein A, whose protein sequence is MSDTDSKNFNVDLDNYNGPLDVLLDLAKAQKVNLEDISITLLADQFHNYITNEKNLNLESASEYLLMATWLTYLKSKLLLPGNPEEEFKVLEVAEKLKLQLKKLELIRLLSDQMLQRKRLGREIRLRGIKGNIRSIYNTEYKLNLYELLKSYSSIIMTKDFQRMNIPKLPVFTTEDGIKRIKEFFGKLIDWRNINELIPSSFKSGSRYKRTGKAGIFAGSLELVKEGNLTIKQENLFDDIYIKELK
- a CDS encoding glycoside hydrolase family 3 protein codes for the protein MMDDRKSFIVGLKSTKLTIKERKFLIKHKPWGIILFSRNIKNIVQVKKLTDEIRKIFNDKKYPILIDQEGGRVNRLSKFFKADKFTGEFFGNLYLKDKKEFYTEYKKFINKTVLLLKTVGININTLPVLDVRSKGSSSIIGDRAFSSNAKIVSQIGDICIKELHNNNIAAVIKHIPGHGLAKVDSHKKTPTINKELRHLNNNDFRAFKNKNSVFAMTAHLIYKNIDKVNTATHSKKIIKLIRNQIKFKNILMSDDISMKSLKGSIAINTKKSFSAGCDLVLHCNGNLKEMNDVALYSPVISKFIIKKTSQFYKIIS